The genomic DNA TCAATCCCTTCCGCATTATACGAAATCAGCGGTACGATTTCAATGTCAGAAACGATTTTCACTTGGCAAAATTTGATCATGATCGTTGTTCTGATCATTTTGTCAGTTGGAATTGCTTTTTTATCTGCCCCGAGTGAGGTGAAGGCGAAGACTGCCGAAATGGCTGGTATTGATTACGGTAAAATGGAAACTTCGGAAGTGAAATCCAGAGCTGAAAAGCCGGGAGAGTGGTTAGAATACAGTCCATTTTTAACCCTTGTTTTAGTTCTTATCGGTTCATTTTATATCATTCACACAATAAAAAATAAAGGACCGGTCTCTGCACTTGATCTTAATAATTATAATTTTATGTTTTTAATGTTAGGTTTGCTTTTGCATTGGACACCTAGAAACTTCTTGAATGCCGTCGCAAAATCGATTCCTGCAACTGGCGGTGTACTGATACAATTTCCTCTTTATGCAGGGATTTTCGGAGTTTTAATGAACTCAGGACTAACTGAAAAATTAGTGAAGTTCTTTCTATCCATCTCAACTGAAAATACATTTCCGATCATTGTCGGAATCTACTCAGCTCTTCTTGGGCTTTTTCTCCCATCAGGCGGAGGGAAGTGGATCGTTGAAGCTCCATACTTGCTTGAAACCGCAAAAGAATTACATGTCAACATGGCATGGGTTGTACAAGTATATAATGCGACAGAAGCTCTGCCCAACTTGATAAATCCTTTCTGGATGTTACCATTAATGGGTATCATGGGTGTTAAAGCAAGAGATCTTGCTGGATATTCTATTTTACAATTGATCTTCCATATTCCGGTTGTACTTTTCTTAGTTTGGATTTTGGCAAAAACATTGCCGTATGAACCACCGATCTTCCAATAATTCAATGAACAATATTAGTATATTAATACTGCAATATTTAATATCTTATTTTATCCTCCAATAAAATGTTTTAACCGGCTTCCCAAAAGGATAGCCGGTTTAGATTAAAGCTTTAGTTCTCCCATTCGAAGGAGCTCTACAACAGCTTGTGAACGCCCCTTAACACCAAGCTTTTGCATTGCATTTGAAATATGATTCCGAACCGTTTTTTCGCTTATAAATAATTCACTAGCTATTTCTTTAGTTGTTTTATCCTGTACTAACAGTTCGAATACTTCCCTTTCTCTTTTCGTGAGTAACGGTTTGTGCGTATATTCATTTTCCTTCAAGTATTGTAACCCTCCTTGCCTTCGCCAGCTATGAACCGCGGGGTGGGTATATATTTAGTCACCATATCATATGTGAATGAATGAAACAGAGTGACTATATTCGCTGAAAGGATGAGGGTTTTATGAAAAATGTGCAGAAGCTTATCCTCTTATCTTAAATTCCAGATGATCAGCAAGCAGTTTTCACATTTTCAAGGTACAATGTCTCATTTTAACTTATTGCACACAAAATAAGGCTGACCCATGAGAGCCTAGCTCTTATTTTGGATCAGCCTCTTGATTGTTAAACTTCGTCGCTTCCAAAGAAATTACGGAAGGCCTGGATTGTTGTATCACGGTTTAATGCTGCAATTGAAGTTGTTAAAGGTATGCCTTTAGGACATGATTGAACACAATTTTGTGAGTTACCGCAGTTAGCAAGACCTCCGTCTCCCATGATTGCCTCAAGGCGTTCTGCTTTGTTCATTGCGCCTGTTGGGTGGGCATTAAATAAGCGAACTTGCGATAATGGAGCAGGACCGATAAAGTTTGACTTGCTGTTTACATTTGGACATGCTTCAAGACAAACACCGCATGTCATACACTTAGATAACTCATATGCCCACTGGCGTTTTTTCTCCGGCATGCGCGGACCAGGTCCAAGGTCGTATGTGCCGTCAATTGGAATCCATGCTTTCACTTTCTTCAATGAATCAAACATGCGGCTCCGATCAATCTGTAAATCACGAATAACTGGAAATGTCCGCATTGGCTCAAGGCGGATCGGCTGTTCCAGCTGATCTATAAGAGCTGTACAGGATTGCCGCGGTTTTCCATTAATGACCATTGAGCAAGCTCCGCATACTTCTTCCAAACAGTTCATATCCCAAGTTACCGGTGTTGTTTTTTCGCCTTTGGCATTCACCGGGTTCCGGCGAATTTCCATTAAAGCGGATATAACATTCATATTCGGACGATAAGCAATTTCAAATTCTTCTTCGTAAGGGGCTGAATCAGGATTATCTTGGCGTGTGATGATGAAACGCACAGTTTTTGTTTTAGTCTCAGACATGCCTTATTGTTCCCCTTTCTTTTTCGAATAATCACGTTTACGAGGCTTGATCAAGGATACATCTACATCTTCGTAATGGAAAGCAGGCGCTGATTGTTCGTCAACAAACTTTGCCATCGTTGTTTTTAAGAAATTTTCATCATCACGTTCAGGGAACTCAGGCTTATAATGGGCTCCCCGGCTTTCATTACGGTTATATGCCCCTAATGTAATAACTCGTGCTAATTGCAGCATATTTTTCAGTTGTCTTGTAAAGACTGCACCTTGGTTGCTCCATTTAGCAGTGTCATTAATATTGATATTTTCATAACGCTCTAATAGCTCAACGATTTTCTCATCTGTTTTTAACAACTTATCATTGAAGCGGACAACGGTTACGTTATCAGTCATCCATTCACCAAGCTCTTTATGAAGTACGTAAGCGTTTTCTGTACCATCAAGAGACAAAATATGATTCCACTTTTCTTCTTCTTGCTTCACATATCGGTCAAATAATGAAGAAGAAATAGCATCAGAACTCTTTTCTAAACCGTTAATGTATCTGATCGCATTTGGTCCGGCAACCATACCGCCGTAAATCGCAGATAATAACGAGTTTGCTCCAAGGCGGTTTGCACCATGTTGTGAATAATCACACTCACCGGCTGCAAATAATCCTGGAATATTTGTCATTTGATCATAATCAACCCACAGACCGCCCATTGAATAGTGAACGGCAGGGAAAATTTTCATTGGCACTTTGCGAGGGTCTTCACCCATGAACTTTTCGTAGATTTCGATAATTCCACCTAGCTTAATGTCAAGTTCTTTTGGATCTTTATGGGAAAGATCGAGATATACCATGTTTTCTCCGTTGATTCCAAGTTTTAAATCAACGCATACATGGAAAATTTCCCTTGTTGCAATGTCACGCGGAACAAGGTTTCCGTATGCCGGATATTTTTCCTCAAGGAAATACCATGGCTTACCGTCCTTATAAGTCCATACACGTCCACCTTCACCGCGCGCAGATTCACTCATGAGGCGAAGCTTGTCATCCCCCGGGATCGCTGTCGGGTGGATTTGAATAAATTCCCCGTTCGCATAGTAAGCTCCTTGCTGATATACAATCGAAGCAGCTGAGCCGGTATTAATAACAGAGTTCGTTGATTTGCCGAAAATAATCCCCGGTCCGCCAGTTGCCATAATAACCGCATCCGCTGGAAATGCCTTAATTTCCATGCTAGTCAAATTTTGAGCTACAATTCCGCGGCAGATTCCTTCGTCATCTAAAACTACTCCAAGGAATTCCCATCCTTCATATTTCGTAACAAGACCTGCCACCTCATGCCTGCGTACCTGCTCATCCAATGCATAAAGCAGCTGCTGTCCAGTTGTTGCTCCTGCGTATGCTGTGCGGTGATGCAGTGTTCCCCCAAAACGGCGGAAATCCAATAATCCTTCCGGAGTACGGTTAAACATAACACCCATCCGGTCCATTAAATGAATAATCCCTGGCGCCGCTTCACACATCGCTTTTACCGGAGGTTGGTTAGCAAGGAAATCTCCTCCATAAACTGTATCGTCAAAATGTTTCCATGGAGAGTCGCCTTCTCCTTTTGTATTAACAGCTCCATTAATCCCACCCTGGGCACAAACAGAGTGAGAACGTTTAACCGGTACTAAAGAAAACAACTCTACCGGAGTTCCTGCTTCAGCAACTTTGATCGTTGCCATTAAGCCAGCCAGACCGCCGCCGACTACAATAATCTTTCCTTTACTCATTGAGGCTCACTCCTATTCGTAGTCCGTCCATTTTTCGTTCTATTATCCTGAGTCTTCTATTGAATAAATGCTGTAAGCGCACGAATTCCAACAATTGATAGAGCAACAAAGATTCCTAACGTTACATATGTTGAGATCTGTTGGGAACGAGGCGATACTGTAATTCCCCAGCTAACCAGGAATGACCATAATCCATTCGCGAAATGGAATATAGCAGAAATCACACCAATTAAATAAAACCAGAACATGAACGGAGATGATAAAATATTCTCCATCATCTGGAAGTTAACTTCTGCTCCTAAAGCTGCTGCAACGCGTGTTTCCCATACGTGCCATGTAACGAAAATAAGTGTAATGACCCCGGAAACGCGCTGGAGCAAAAACATCCAGTTCCGAAAAAATCCAAATCTACTTACATTATTTTTCGCAGTAAATGCAATATAAAGTCCGTAAATTGCATGATACAAAAGCGGTAAATAAATAACAAATATTTCGAGGAAAAGACGGAATGGCAGACTCTCCATAAAATGAGCAGCTCTGTTGAAAGATTCTTCTCCTCCAGTAGCAAAATGGTTTACTACAAGATGCTGTGTAAGGAATAGCCCCACCGGAATTACCCCGAGCAATGAATGAAGCCTGCGGTTAAAAAATTCTCGATTTCCTGCCACGAACTTATCCTCCTTGGTTTTTGACTGATGTTCAGGTTCTCTCTCCGCTCCCCTCTGTCGGAACACAACCTCATCATCATTGTATAAATATTTTTTACATTTATGTGACATGTTCATTTTACTCCCATCAACAAAGAGCGTCAAGAAAACGGATACAAAAATTCATTTAAAAAAATAAAATTTTTTTGAAATATATTGATATTATGAATATTATTTGCAGCATCTTTTATCTCTAAATTTTCGGATGAAAATTTAATTATATTAAAATAACAAAAAAATTATCTTTCACTTCTACTCTTTTTCTATAAATATGTGCTATTTTTGCATGTAAATTGTATATAATATATTCATAGAAAGAGGGGAGACCATTGAGTGAATTATCAGCGACAACGAAACCGACGGATACAGATTCTCCTGTTGTTTCTGCTTTCGGTTATGAATTAATACGAGATATTCTTCTGCCAGAGCTGCTTGGAAATGATGCACCCGAAATTTTGTATTGGGCTGGGAAACGATTGGCGAGGCAATTCCCGTTAGAAAATTTCGATGAAGTGTGCGTTTTTTTTCAGAAAGCAAGCTGGGGAACTCTGATAATAACAAATGAATCCAATAACGAACTTGAAGTAGAATTAACAGGCGGCTTAATTTCTCAAAGACTGCAGTCAAAAAAAGATATCTCTTTTCAGTTGGAAGCGGGATTTATTGCCCAGCAAATTGAACAGCAAAAAAAAGTAATTGCTGAAGCGTTTGAACACCCTCGTAAAAAGGGATCAAAGGTGCTAATAACGGTTAAGTGGGACAAAAAAGACGTCGTAAAGCCATGATTTATGGATAAAGGCTGACCCAAGACTAAGAGCCAGGCACTCTCAGTTACTAAATATTAAAAAACATGATTACTGTTTCTACAATATTTAGTAACTGCAAACGCGAGCCAGGACCTTATGGGTCAGCCTCAAGTTTTTCTTTATAATATAGGCGTTAGCGTTCCGATTTAACAGCGGATCCCGACAGTTCAAATGCTTGATGAAGCGCTTCTACTGCCTTGATCATCTGGCTTTCTTCAACAACCGTCGATACTTTTATTTCTGAAGTGCTGACCATTTTCACTTGGATTCCATTTAAAGCAAGCACTTCAAACATTTTAGCTGCGACTCCAGGGTTAGAGATCATTCCTGAACCGACAATCGATACTTTTGCTAATCCCGTTTCCGATTCAATCCCTTGGTAGTTAAGCAAATTTTTATTGTTTTCGAGGACGGCCATTGTTTCTTCTAAATCGTCGCTCTTTATGGAAAAAGATAAATTTGTTGTTTCAGCATCAGTTGCACTTTGGATGATGATATCAACATTAATGCGATTTTGAGCAAGTGTCGTAAAAATAGTAGATAAACTCGTTAATGAGTTTGGCAATCCAAAAACTGTTACTCGAGTGATTTCATCTTCAAAAGCTACTCCCCGGACAACAAGATTTTGTTCCATTGTTACTTCCTCCTCAATGATCGTCCCTTCTTCTCGTTCCATACTGGAGCGCACCTCCAAAGTAATTCCGTAATTTTTCGCAAATTCTACTGCTCTTGGATGAAGGACGCCCGCACCAAGATTCGCAAGTTCAAGCATTTCATCATATGAAATAGAAGCAAGCTTCCTAGCCGACTTTACATAGCGCGGATCTGTAGTAAAAACTCCAGTAACATCGGTGTAAATATCACATTTTTCGGCTTTCAAAGCCGCAGCAAGTGCTACAGCCGTAGTATCGGATCCGCCTCTCCCAAGAGTCGTAATTTCTCCGTGCTCATCAATACCTTGGAAGCCGGCAACTACGACAATTTTTCCTTCGTTTAGCTGTTTTTGAATTTTTTCGGTTTCGATATTTAATATTCTCGCGTTCCCAAAAACAGGTTCAGTTGTAATTCCTGCCTGCCATCCAGTATAGGAAATGGCCTCATAGCCTTTTTCATTCAATGCCATAGCCAAAAGCGAAATCGTCACTTGCTCTCCGGTTGTAAGAAGCATATCCATTTCGCGCTTTGGTGGATGTGCTGAAATTTGTTTTGCTAAATCGACAAGCTCATCTGTTGTCTTCCCCATTGCAGAAACAACCACAACAACGTCATTTCCGTTCTTTTTTTCTTCAATTACCCGATTGGCAACGTTTAAGATGCGCTCAACGGAGCCAACAGATGTTCCGCCAAACTTTTGGACAATTAATCCCACTTTTTTTCCCTTCTTTCTATGAAATTAATCAAAGAAGTGCCGCCATTTTATGTATAACTAGCTTTCTCAATGAAGCTGTTTTTAATTTAATAAAAAACAGCAATGAGAAAGCTACCTCATTGCTGTGGATAACGTAGTAAAATACGCAGACACAGTGAGATAGCTCTCCAAGGCGGCACCGCCTTGACAATCCGGCATCTCTTAAATGCAGGACCAGCAAAGAAAAAAATGAGTTTTTCTTCACTTCGGCGAACGTTCCCTTTCAAAGCTTTTCATTGAAGCTCATTCTTCTCCAAGCTTTTACTGATGAAGTTCGCACCTCTATCTTCACTTTAATGCTCTAAAGTGATTACACTATAAAATTTTTTTCAGTATAGCATACGACCTGATTTATGACAATGTCATTCATGCAACTTTTTCATCAATTCTTTTGCAACATTTGCCGGAATGCCGACAGATGTAATTTCCGCCATTGTTGCTTCCTTCATTTTTTTTACGGAACCAAATTGTTTAAGAAGCAGTTTTTTCCGTTTTTCACCAATTCCTGGTATATCGTCCAATAACGATTGAAAAGCATTTTTCCCCCGCAATTGACGGTGGAAAGTAATCGCAAATCTGTGCACTTCATCTTGGATTCGCTGCAGCAAATAGAATTCCTGGCTGTTCCGTTTTAGATTTATAACACTTAAAGGCTCTCCAAATAAAAGCTGTGAAGTTTTATGCTTTTCATCTTTTGCAAGGCCGGCAATTGGAATTTCCAGCCCAAGCTCATTCTCAAGTACATCCCTGGCAGCTTCAACATGGCCTTTTCCTCCATCAATAATAATCAAATCAGGCAATGGAAGACTTTCTTTTAAAACTCTCGTATATCTTCTTCGAACAACTTCCCTCATTGATTCATAATCATCAGGTCCTTGTACAGATTGAATTTTATATTTTCGATATTCTTTTTTCTCAGGTTTGCCGTCAATAAAGACAACCATAGCAGAAACGGGGCTTGTTCCCTGAATGTTCGAGTTATCAAAAGCTTCAATCCGATGAGGTGTATAAATTCCAAGCTGACGGCCTAAATTTTCAACGGCTTTTATCGTTCTCTCTTCATCCCGTTCAATTAGCGAAAACTTTTCCTGCAAGGCAATCTTTGCATTTTTCTCTGCCAATTTTACAAGCTCTTTCTTTTGGCCCCGCTTTGGTTTTAAAACTTTTACTTCAAGAAGCTTCTCCGCCATGTCTGTATCTACTGAGTCTGGAACTAAAATTTCTCTTGGTTTAAAGTGATTTGTTTTCGTATAAAATTGCCCCATAAATGTAAGAATTTCTTCCTCAGGTTCGTGATATAGCGGGAACAATGAAACATCACGTTCGATCAATTTTCCTTGCCTTATAAAAAATACTTGAACGCACATCCAGCCTTTTTCGACGGCATATCCAAATACGTCCCTGTCGGTGAAATCTGTCAGCGTCATTTTTTGTTTTTCCATTGTCGTTTCAATATGCGCAATTTTGTCTCGATATTCTTTTGCCCGTTCAAAATCAAGCTCTTCTGCAGCTGCCATCATTTTTTCAGCCAGTTCCTGTTTGATCTCTTTATATCCGCCATTCAAGAATCTTGTAATTTCATCGGTAATTGCTTTGTACTCTTCCTCTTCGACTTCTTTTACACAAGGGGCAAGACATTGTCCCATATGATAATACAAACAAACCCTGTCCGGAAGTGTTGAGCATTTTCGCAGCGGATAAATCCGATCAAGCAGTTTTTTTGTTTCATTCGCAGCTTGAACGTTCGGGTAAGGTCCAAAGTACTTTCCCTTATCTTTTGTTACTTTTCTGGTCGTAATAAGCCTTGGATGACGTTCACCGGTTAATTTGATAAACGGATAGCTTTTGTCATCTTTCAGCATGACATTATATTTCGGATCGTGTTTTTTAATTAAATTCATCTCAAGGATTAGAGCTTCAATATCTGAAGATGTTACAATATATTCAAAGTCTTCAATTTCATTTACAAGCCTAAGTGTTTTACCATCATGGGACCCGGTAAAATAGGAGCGAACCCGATTTTTCAACACTTTCGCTTTTCCGACGTAAATAATCGTTCCTTGCCGATCTTTCATTAAATAACAGCCGGGCTGATCCGGCAAAAGAGCGAGTTTATTCCTTATTGTTTCATTCATCTTGTTCACCCCCTGATGTATTTTTCCATTTATATAATATAACTTAAACTCAATATCAACAAAAACTAATTTTAAAATGCGGCTATTTGATAGCAAAAGAAAAAGGCTGACCTTTGCTACTTTTTAGCAACGTTGGGTCAACCTCTTTAAAAGACTTCTATCCAAGTTAAAATTTTTCTATTAAGCGTGTTTATTTAAGACTTCTGCAAGTGCTTCTTTTGGCTGGAATCCAATCACTTTATCCACTACTTCACCGTCTTTAAAAACGATTAAAGTAGGAATGCTCATCACGCCAAATTTAGCAGCTGTTTCTTGGTTTTCATCTACATCAATTTTAACGATTTTAACTTTGTCTCCCATTTCTTGGTCGAGCTCTTCCAATACAGGAGCAATCATTTTACAAGGACCGCACCATGGAGCCCAGAAATCTGCAAGTACTAATCCAGAACTTGTTTCTGCAGAAAATGTTTGATCTGTTGCATTTACTATCGCCATTTTACATGCCTCCTAATGTTCTAATGAAATATTAATTAACGAAAGTATATCACCGTTTATCATTTCTTTCTAATGATTTGCTTCGTTTTAACTTTTATTTCTTCAACTATTCTTTCCAAAAAAGCTTTTTGCGAAACAAGAAATTCCACTGCAATAACGAGTGCAATACCGCTCGTTTGAATATTAAGAGCGAACTTTTAGCTTTTTAAATTCTTCTGTAAGCAATGGAACAACTTCGAACAAATCTCCGACAATTCCATAATCAGCAACTTTAAAGATGTTTGCTTCCGGATCTTTGTTAATTGCTACAATTACTTTCGAGTTGGACATTCCAGCTAAGTGCTGAATAGCACCTGAAATGCCACAAGCGATATAAAGATCAGGTGTTACCACTTTTCCTGTTTGACCTATCTGTAAAGAGTAATCGCAATAGTCAGCGTCACACGCACCGCGGGAAGCACCAACAGCCCCGCCAAGTACTCTCGCAAGATCTTTTAAAGGCTCAAAACCTTCTGCGCTTTTCACTCCGCGCCCGCCAGCAACAATAACTTTGGCTTCTGATAAATCGACGCCTTCACTTGCTTTACGAACAACTTCTTTGATGATTGTACGTAAGTCTTTAATATCGACAGATAACGAAGTAACCTCTCCAGTCCGTGATTCATCCTTTTCAAGTGGGGGGATATTGTTAGGACGAATGGTTGCAAAGATCAATCCGTCAGTCACAATTTTCTTTTCAAAGGCTTTTCCGGAGTATATTGGCCTTGTGAACACTAAGTTGCCGCCTGCTTCTTCGATTCCTGTAACATCTGAGATTAAGCCAGAGTTTAGTTTACTGGCAATTTTCGGCGATAAATCCTTACCCAATGCCGTATGTCCGAAAACAATGCCTTCTGGATTTTCTGATTCAATTACTGCCATTAATGCTTGAGAATATCCATCCGGTGTATATTGTTTTAATTTTTCATCTTCAACTACAACTACGCGGTCAGCTCCGTAATGGATCAATTCAACTCCTAAAGCGCTTACAGCTTCGCCAATTAATACTCCGACAACTTCGCCGCCTTCTGCAACCATTTTTGCAGCTGCAATTGCTTCAAAAGAAACGTTGCGTAATGAACCGTCACGGACTTCGCCTAATATTAATACTTTTCTCGCCATTTGTTTTACCTCCTGCATTTAATTGTCAAGTTCACGTTTAGACTACTTTAGCTTCAGTGTGTAGAAGATGAACGAGTTCTTTCACTTGATCTGCAATATCCCCTTCAAGAACCTTTCCTGCTTCTTTTTTAGGCGGCAGATAAATTTCAATTGTTTTTGTCTTCGCTTCAACATCATCTTCTTCTAGATCAAGATCATCAAGTTCCAATTCGTCGAGCGGTTTTTTCTTCGCCTTCATGATTCCCGGTAAAGATGGGTATCTCGGTTCATTTAAACCTTGCTGAGCAGTCACAAGAAGCGGTAGGCTTGTTTCAATCACTTCTGAGTCTCCTTCTACATCTCTGACAACGGTTACATTTCGTCCTTCGATTTCAAGCTTTGTAATAGTCGTTACGTACGGAATATTTAACAATTCAGCAACGCGAGGTCCAACCTGTCCTGAGCCGCCGTCAATGGCTACGTTTCCAGCAAGAATTAAATCTGCTTCTTTATCTTTCAAATATTCAGCCAAAATTTTAGCAGTTGTAAACTGATCGCCATTCTTAATATCATCTTCTGTATTAATTAATACAGCTTTATCGGCTCCCATAGCTAATGCTGTACGCAACTGCTTTTCTGTTTCTTCATTACCGATGGAAATGACAGTAATTTCGCCGCCGTGAGCATCGCGGACTTGAATCGCTTCTTCAATTGCATACTCATCATAAGGATTGATAATGAACTCAGCGCCATCCTCATTGATTTTGCCGCCGGAGATGGTGATCTTTTCTTCAGTGTCAAATGTTCTCTTCATCAATACAAAGATGTTCATGTTTACCCTCCTAAATTATCAAAAAGTTTATCAGTTCGAAAGATTAAAAAAATTTAAGTTAAAGCAACAATAGACATATATATGACAGTGGAAAGAAATTCACGTTCGCATGTTTTGCCAATTATTCACTTCCCTTTAAAAGAAGGCTCTCTCTTTTCAATAAATGCACGAATGCCTTCTTGCGCATCTTCGGATACGAACACTTTCCCGAATAGCTCAGCTTCTTTTTTAACTCCACTATAAAACTCTTTTGTTTTTGCATAGTTTAATAGCTGGATTGCCGCTTTAATCGAAACAGGGCTTTTCTTCGCAATTTTTTTCGCAATCCGATATGCATTATCGAGCAGCTCGTTTTCCGGATATGCATGGTTGGCAAGCCCAAATTGGACTGCTTCTGTTCCGGTGATCGGTTCACTCGTAAACAACATTTCCGCTGCCCTTGCAATTCCGACATAACGAGGAAGACGCTGTGTACCTGCAAAACCTGGAATTAAGCCAAGCTGTAATTCTGGTAATCCTAGCTTAGCGTTTTCGCTCACAAGGCGGAAATGGCACGCCATCGCAAGCTCAAGCCCACCGCCAAGAGCAGCTCCATGTATCGCTGCAATTAATGGTTTGCTGAAGGTTTCCATTCTTTCAAACAAATTCTGGCCGTATTCAGCTAAATTTGCGAAGTCGTCTCCTGTTTGAAACGTTGTAAATTCCTTAATATCAGCTCCGGCAGAAAAAAATTTACCCTCGCCATGAATCAATACAACTCGAATTTCATCATTTGATTCCACTTCGTCCAATACAGCTGATAATTCTTTCAACAGGCTTGAAGAAAGAGCATTTGCCGGCGGCCTCTTAATTGTAATAGTTGCCACCATATCTGAATGTGACCAACTTAAATTCTCCACTATATCCCCTCCTTAATTTTGACAGCCTACCCCTTTGATCTAAATCCTCCGCATCCGTGAATCAGCAATTCGTGGACTTTTTTAGAAAGTGCGGTCAAATCGTATTTTTGACCATTCATGACCCATGTTGTAACAGTTTCATCAATGGTTCCAAAAATCATTTGCCTTGCTAACCGAACATCTAAAGTGCTGGAAAATTCCCCGTTTTCTTTTCCTTCGATTAGGATTTTATCAACTACTTTTAAATATCCTTTCAGCACTTCGTTAATCTTTAAGCGAAGGTCTTTATTCGATTGCCTGAGCTCCAGCTGGGTAACAATAGCAAGATGCGGGTCATCAGAAAGTATTTTAAAATGATTTTCAATCAGCGTTAATAATTTCTCTGTCGCTTTCTCTTTTCCTGCAATTTCTTCTTCAATCTTTTCTACAAAATACCCCATTTTATCTTGAAAGAGAGAAATGAGAATATCCTCTTTGTTTTTGAAATATAAGTAGATCGTTCCATCCGCTACTCCAGCTTGTTTGGCAATTTTCGATACTTGCGCTTGGTGATAGCCATTTTCGGCTATGACGGTCACTGCAGCATCGATAATTTGCCGGTATTTCGGTTTATTTTTCTTCAACCCTTCCCCCTCTTTCTACAAGCAATAAGCGCTTTGGTAAAACCTTCTTCTATCTGAATCATTCACTTTTTTATTAAAATGAATGAATAATCATTCATATTTTTATAATAATTCTG from Bacillus methanolicus MGA3 includes the following:
- a CDS encoding aspartate kinase, with amino-acid sequence MGLIVQKFGGTSVGSVERILNVANRVIEEKKNGNDVVVVVSAMGKTTDELVDLAKQISAHPPKREMDMLLTTGEQVTISLLAMALNEKGYEAISYTGWQAGITTEPVFGNARILNIETEKIQKQLNEGKIVVVAGFQGIDEHGEITTLGRGGSDTTAVALAAALKAEKCDIYTDVTGVFTTDPRYVKSARKLASISYDEMLELANLGAGVLHPRAVEFAKNYGITLEVRSSMEREEGTIIEEEVTMEQNLVVRGVAFEDEITRVTVFGLPNSLTSLSTIFTTLAQNRINVDIIIQSATDAETTNLSFSIKSDDLEETMAVLENNKNLLNYQGIESETGLAKVSIVGSGMISNPGVAAKMFEVLALNGIQVKMVSTSEIKVSTVVEESQMIKAVEALHQAFELSGSAVKSER
- a CDS encoding short-chain fatty acid transporter, whose product is MKNKETNANQDGLIARIGFSLANWSEKWFPDAFIFAAVAVVFISVVALIMGRTLVDIGVDFGAHFWDLIPFAMQMAFIIITGFVVATSKPVHKLIIRLSHIPKTPKGAVAFVAFFSMAASLISWGFSLIFSGILIREINKKVDGVDYRAIGAAGYLGLGSVWALGLSSSAALLMATKASIPSALYEISGTISMSETIFTWQNLIMIVVLIILSVGIAFLSAPSEVKAKTAEMAGIDYGKMETSEVKSRAEKPGEWLEYSPFLTLVLVLIGSFYIIHTIKNKGPVSALDLNNYNFMFLMLGLLLHWTPRNFLNAVAKSIPATGGVLIQFPLYAGIFGVLMNSGLTEKLVKFFLSISTENTFPIIVGIYSALLGLFLPSGGGKWIVEAPYLLETAKELHVNMAWVVQVYNATEALPNLINPFWMLPLMGIMGVKARDLAGYSILQLIFHIPVVLFLVWILAKTLPYEPPIFQ
- a CDS encoding helix-turn-helix domain-containing protein produces the protein MKENEYTHKPLLTKREREVFELLVQDKTTKEIASELFISEKTVRNHISNAMQKLGVKGRSQAVVELLRMGELKL
- the sdhA gene encoding succinate dehydrogenase flavoprotein subunit; translated protein: MSKGKIIVVGGGLAGLMATIKVAEAGTPVELFSLVPVKRSHSVCAQGGINGAVNTKGEGDSPWKHFDDTVYGGDFLANQPPVKAMCEAAPGIIHLMDRMGVMFNRTPEGLLDFRRFGGTLHHRTAYAGATTGQQLLYALDEQVRRHEVAGLVTKYEGWEFLGVVLDDEGICRGIVAQNLTSMEIKAFPADAVIMATGGPGIIFGKSTNSVINTGSAASIVYQQGAYYANGEFIQIHPTAIPGDDKLRLMSESARGEGGRVWTYKDGKPWYFLEEKYPAYGNLVPRDIATREIFHVCVDLKLGINGENMVYLDLSHKDPKELDIKLGGIIEIYEKFMGEDPRKVPMKIFPAVHYSMGGLWVDYDQMTNIPGLFAAGECDYSQHGANRLGANSLLSAIYGGMVAGPNAIRYINGLEKSSDAISSSLFDRYVKQEEEKWNHILSLDGTENAYVLHKELGEWMTDNVTVVRFNDKLLKTDEKIVELLERYENININDTAKWSNQGAVFTRQLKNMLQLARVITLGAYNRNESRGAHYKPEFPERDDENFLKTTMAKFVDEQSAPAFHYEDVDVSLIKPRKRDYSKKKGEQ
- a CDS encoding YslB family protein; amino-acid sequence: MSELSATTKPTDTDSPVVSAFGYELIRDILLPELLGNDAPEILYWAGKRLARQFPLENFDEVCVFFQKASWGTLIITNESNNELEVELTGGLISQRLQSKKDISFQLEAGFIAQQIEQQKKVIAEAFEHPRKKGSKVLITVKWDKKDVVKP
- a CDS encoding succinate dehydrogenase cytochrome b558 subunit, with amino-acid sequence MAGNREFFNRRLHSLLGVIPVGLFLTQHLVVNHFATGGEESFNRAAHFMESLPFRLFLEIFVIYLPLLYHAIYGLYIAFTAKNNVSRFGFFRNWMFLLQRVSGVITLIFVTWHVWETRVAAALGAEVNFQMMENILSSPFMFWFYLIGVISAIFHFANGLWSFLVSWGITVSPRSQQISTYVTLGIFVALSIVGIRALTAFIQ
- the sdhB gene encoding succinate dehydrogenase iron-sulfur subunit, translated to MSETKTKTVRFIITRQDNPDSAPYEEEFEIAYRPNMNVISALMEIRRNPVNAKGEKTTPVTWDMNCLEEVCGACSMVINGKPRQSCTALIDQLEQPIRLEPMRTFPVIRDLQIDRSRMFDSLKKVKAWIPIDGTYDLGPGPRMPEKKRQWAYELSKCMTCGVCLEACPNVNSKSNFIGPAPLSQVRLFNAHPTGAMNKAERLEAIMGDGGLANCGNSQNCVQSCPKGIPLTTSIAALNRDTTIQAFRNFFGSDEV